The Coffea arabica cultivar ET-39 chromosome 3c, Coffea Arabica ET-39 HiFi, whole genome shotgun sequence genome contains a region encoding:
- the LOC113735347 gene encoding uncharacterized protein, with protein sequence MRKISFLSLAKCFNGCRDHTQVTGVGTRIWNFSDKAIELQVRVGSILKKAHSLKPGSSKRLKCKSIYKSYMPGKGKGSNGGGMRSLLYYYDETCQPYIWIHDTGCDFSRMVKQQYISLEDLRDCSEIRIFRDHQRGCISVRKKFRSDFC encoded by the coding sequence ATGCGAAAGATAAGCTTTCTCTCGCTTGCGAAGTGCTTCAATGGATGTCGTGATCATACGCAAGTCACAGGAGTTGGAACCAGGATTTGGAACTTCAGTGACAAGGCAATCGAGTTGCAGGTAAGAGTGGGATCAATACTCAAGAAAGCTCATTCTTTGAAGCCAGGATCATCGAAAAGGCTGAAATGCAAGAGTATTTATAAGAGTTACATGCCTGGcaaaggaaaaggaagcaaTGGAGGAGGGATGAGGAGCTTGCTGTATTACTATGATGAAACATGTCAACCCTATATCTGGATACATGATACTGGATGTGATTTCTCTAGGATGGTGAAGCAACAATATATTAGTCTTGAGGATTTGAGGGATTGTTCTGAGATCAGAATCTTCAGGGATCATCAGAGGGGCTGCATATCAGTTCGTAAGAAGTTCAGATCAGACTTTTGTTGA